The stretch of DNA CCACCGACCAGCGGCGCGGCCACGGACAGCACCAGACCCATGTCGTGGAACAACGGCAACCAGCTCACCGAAACCGCACCCGGCTCGTTGCCGCCGTAGGCCCGCAGAGCCTGGTCCGCGTTGGCGAGCACGTTCGCGTGGGTCAGCTCCACACCGGCCGGGACGCGGGTCGAGCCCGAGGTGTACTGCAGGTACGCCAGATCGTGCGGGCCCGTCGACGGTGGCCGGTACTCGTCCGCCAGCGTCGCGGGCAGCGTGTCGACGGCCGCGCAATGCCGCGGAGAACCGTCCCGGATCTGCTCCCGCACCTGATCGAACGAGCTCTTGCCGGTCAACGCGCAGCTCGGCGCGCAACTGTCCAGCACCCGCGCCAGACGGTCGCCGTGGCCGGGCAGGTCCGGGGTGAACAGCGGCACGGCGATCAGGCCCGCGTGCACCGCGCCGAGGAAACCGGTCACGTACTCCAGGCCCTGCGGAGCCATGATCGCCACCCGCTCACCCGGTTCGCAGCGCTGCTGCAGCCAGGCGGCGACGGTCCGCACGCGCTCGTGCAACTCGGCCCAGGACAGCGACCAGGCCACACCGTCCGGGCTGGCGTCGTGGTCGACGAAGGTGACGGCGAGGTCCTCGCCCGCTTCGCGGGCCGCGGTCACCAGCGGGTCGGTGAGCAGTCGCGCCGGACGCTCGGCGAGCGGTTCGTCCGTGCTCGGCACCATGGGAACTCCCTCCACGCGAGCCCCGAGCGCAGCACGAGCACGACTCGTGGCTGATCGGGGCGGGAAGTGCCGGCGCGTCGGAGAATTGTCACCACTCGACTACGCCGGCGAGCGGAGAAAAATTGTCACGGCGCGTTCGGGCATGTCAAGCGAGCCGCATCGGCAACGACGCTTCGCGCACCTAGTTGATCGCTTTTCCGGAGTTTTTTATCAGCACCGTGACAATCGCCGATGACATCGGTTGATCAGTCCGACACCTCTGGAAGGACCACCGGGAAAGTACGCTGAGCTGGCACTAAAGCTACTCCACCCGGAAAGCGCACGACATTCGATTCACTCGCACGGAGCATTGCCAAACGGTCCGCGATGTTCCATCTTCAGCATCCCGGACACGGCCGAATGCCTGCCCGTAACCCGCTTTCCCCGGAAATCCTCGACTTTTTCCCGGAGCAGCAATGAAGATCGCCTCATCACGTGCGGCAAATGCCGTTTCCATCGGTCTCACCGCAGCGGTTCTGACGGTTCTGACCGCTGCGCCCGTGCAGGCGGCGGATCCCGCGGCGCCGCAGGCACCGAGCGCCGCAGCGGAGCAACCGCCCGGCCCGTTCGACGACTCCTTCTACCGGCCGCCCGCCGAGCCCCCGGCAGGCGAGCCGGGTGACGTCATCCGCTGGCGCCCGGTCTTCCCCGCGCTCAACGGCGCCAATGCCGACGCCTGGCAAGTGATGTACCTGTCCACCGACGCCCGCGGCGAACGGAACACGGTCGTCGGCACGATCCTCGTGCCCAAGGGCGCCGATCCCGCCAAGACGCCCATCGTGGGTTTCGGACCGGGAACGCAAGGGCCCGCGTTCAAGTGCGCGCCGTCGAAAGCGGTCGAGCGCGGCACGCTCTACGACCAACCCGCGGTGAACGACGCGCTGTCGAACGGCTACGCCGTCGCGCTGACCGACTACGAGGGTTACGCGCCGGGCGAGGACAACAAGCCGACCTACATCGTCGGCCGCTCCGAGGGGCCCGCGCTGATCGACAGCGTCCGCGCGGCGCAACGGCTCCCGCAGGCCGGGCTCTCCGCTGAGTCCAAAGTGGCCTTCCAGGGCTATTCGCAGGGCGGCGGGGCCGTGATGTGGGCGGGCGAGATGCAGCCCGAGTACGCGCCGGAGCTGAACCTGGTGGGCGTCGCAGGCGGCGGCGTGCCCGCCGACCTCAACGAAGTCGCGAAAGGACTGGACGGCTACGTCGGGTTCGGCTTCCTCGCCTTCGCCGCCGCAGGACTGGACTTCGCCTACCCGGACCTGAAACTGGACTCCTACCTGAACGAAACCGGCCGCGACGACCTCGCCGACGCGCGGCAGAACGACTGCGTCGTGGAGCTGCTGACCAAGTACCCGTTCAAGCGGATCAGCGACTACACCCACACCGACCCGCTGGGCACACCGCAATGGCAGGAACGGCTGGCGGAGAACAAGCTGGGGCAGGGCAGGATCAACGCTCCGGTCTTCCAGTACCACGCCACCACCGACGAGATCGTGAACACGCCGCAGGCCGAGGCGCTGCACGAGACCTACTGCGCCAAAGGCATGGACGTGACCTGGCGGACCTACCCGAGCGACCACTTGAGCGGGATCTTCGCGGGCAACCCGGACGCGCAGCAGTTCATCAAGGACCGGTTCGAAGGCAAGCCCACCACGCCCAACTGCTGAACAGCACGGGCGCGCGGACCGCGACGATCCCGGTTCGCGCGCCCGGCATGGCCGGAAGGCCGGCCCGCCCCGACGTCCGGAAACTTAGATTTAACGTGAAGTCCAAGTTACTGTGGACGCATGTCGAAACCGCCGCACACGTTGACCATCGGCGAAGTCGCGCACCGCAGCGGCGTCGCGCAGACCGCGCTGCGCTTCTACGAACAACGCGGCCTGATCACCTCCAGCCGCACCAGCGGCAACCAACGCCGCTACGAACGCGCCGTGCTGCGCAGGCTGGCGTTCATCCGCGCGGCGCAACGCGTCGGACTGAGCCTGGAACAGGTGACCGAAGCGCTGTCCACGCTGCCGACCGACCACGCCCCCACCAAGAGCGACTGGACCCGGCTGTCCCGTTCCTGGCGCGACGAACTGGACGCGCGCATCGACGGCCTGCAACGGCTGCGGGACCGGCTCACCGGCTGCATCGGCTGCGGTTGCCTGTCGTTGCGCACCTGCGCGCTGAACAACCCCGACGACGAGATGGCCGAGCAAGGCCCCGGATCACCGCTGCTGGAACCCGCTGCCGATCGGTCGCACTGAGCTTCACCCCTGCTCGCGCCAGCGGTAGAACATCTCGGGACGTCCCACGCCCCCGTACCGCGGGTCGCGCCTGGCCATGCCGTTGTCGACCAGGTACTCCAAATAGCGCCG from Saccharopolyspora sp. SCSIO 74807 encodes:
- a CDS encoding lipase family protein yields the protein MKIASSRAANAVSIGLTAAVLTVLTAAPVQAADPAAPQAPSAAAEQPPGPFDDSFYRPPAEPPAGEPGDVIRWRPVFPALNGANADAWQVMYLSTDARGERNTVVGTILVPKGADPAKTPIVGFGPGTQGPAFKCAPSKAVERGTLYDQPAVNDALSNGYAVALTDYEGYAPGEDNKPTYIVGRSEGPALIDSVRAAQRLPQAGLSAESKVAFQGYSQGGGAVMWAGEMQPEYAPELNLVGVAGGGVPADLNEVAKGLDGYVGFGFLAFAAAGLDFAYPDLKLDSYLNETGRDDLADARQNDCVVELLTKYPFKRISDYTHTDPLGTPQWQERLAENKLGQGRINAPVFQYHATTDEIVNTPQAEALHETYCAKGMDVTWRTYPSDHLSGIFAGNPDAQQFIKDRFEGKPTTPNC
- the soxR gene encoding redox-sensitive transcriptional activator SoxR, with amino-acid sequence MSKPPHTLTIGEVAHRSGVAQTALRFYEQRGLITSSRTSGNQRRYERAVLRRLAFIRAAQRVGLSLEQVTEALSTLPTDHAPTKSDWTRLSRSWRDELDARIDGLQRLRDRLTGCIGCGCLSLRTCALNNPDDEMAEQGPGSPLLEPAADRSH